A DNA window from Prochlorococcus marinus XMU1406 contains the following coding sequences:
- a CDS encoding DUF1825 family protein yields the protein MGFFESDIVQEEAKKLFTDYQELMKLGSDYGKFDREGKKMFIKKMESLMDRYKVFMKRFELSEDFQAKMTVEQLKTQLSQFGITPDQMFDQMNKTLIRMKDELDKTS from the coding sequence ATGGGATTCTTCGAGTCAGACATCGTTCAAGAAGAAGCTAAAAAGCTTTTTACAGATTACCAAGAACTTATGAAACTTGGTTCTGATTATGGAAAATTTGATAGAGAAGGGAAAAAAATGTTTATAAAAAAAATGGAATCTCTTATGGATCGTTATAAGGTTTTTATGAAGAGATTTGAATTGTCTGAAGATTTTCAAGCAAAAATGACAGTAGAACAATTAAAGACACAGTTAAGTCAATTTGGGATTACTCCTGATCAAATGTTCGATCAAATGAATAAAACTTTAATAAGAATGAAGGATGAACTTGATAAAACTTCTTAA
- the tyrS gene encoding tyrosine--tRNA ligase: MSDNLILPSWLSRGIEEYFPIKGTDQTFSEIIDHAKKNNRKLRVKLGIDPTGTDIHLGHSILFKKLRAFQDNGHIAVLIIGDFTAQIGDPTGKNKTRVQLSEKQVKDNAKTYLTQLGMGKPANESILDFDSKDRIEIRYNSEWLKGLNLNSIIELMGSATVSQMLAKEEFNKRYTSQVPIALHEFLYPLLQGYDSVVVQSDIELGGTDQKFNIAIGRDLQRHFKQDPQFGVLLPILTGLDGIKKMSKSEFNTVGLTEDPLSMYSKLEKVPDNIIPTYFELLTELDLSFLENANPRKLQRRMALEVTTLFHGAEEALNAQSNCEKLFLGHKEKVGEIPEISLKEVVFPVKFFYLLSALKLFKSSSESKRSIKGGGVKIDSQKVINPDLVFNSKNDLEGKILQIGKKIIKRFEN; this comes from the coding sequence ATGTCAGATAATTTAATATTGCCATCATGGCTCTCAAGAGGAATAGAAGAATATTTTCCAATTAAGGGAACAGATCAAACCTTTTCGGAGATAATAGATCATGCGAAAAAAAATAATAGAAAATTAAGGGTTAAACTCGGGATCGATCCAACTGGAACAGATATTCATCTTGGTCACAGCATATTGTTTAAAAAACTTAGGGCATTCCAAGATAATGGACATATCGCAGTTTTAATCATTGGAGATTTTACTGCTCAAATTGGGGACCCAACCGGAAAAAACAAAACAAGAGTTCAGTTATCGGAAAAACAAGTTAAGGATAATGCAAAAACATACTTAACCCAACTAGGGATGGGAAAGCCAGCTAACGAATCTATTTTAGATTTTGATTCAAAAGATAGAATAGAAATTAGATATAACAGTGAATGGTTAAAAGGATTAAATCTCAATTCGATAATTGAATTAATGGGGAGTGCAACAGTTAGTCAAATGCTAGCTAAGGAGGAATTTAATAAAAGGTACACTTCGCAAGTTCCAATTGCTTTGCATGAATTCTTATATCCACTATTACAAGGTTACGATTCAGTAGTTGTTCAATCAGATATTGAGCTTGGAGGTACAGATCAGAAATTTAATATTGCAATAGGAAGAGATCTTCAAAGGCATTTTAAACAAGACCCTCAATTTGGTGTTTTGCTACCAATTTTGACCGGTTTAGATGGAATTAAGAAGATGAGTAAATCTGAATTTAACACAGTCGGCTTGACTGAAGATCCTCTTTCAATGTATTCAAAATTAGAAAAAGTACCCGATAATATAATACCTACCTATTTTGAATTACTTACTGAATTAGATTTAAGTTTTCTTGAAAACGCAAATCCTCGTAAATTACAGAGAAGAATGGCTTTAGAAGTTACTACTTTATTCCATGGGGCTGAAGAAGCATTGAATGCGCAATCAAACTGCGAAAAATTATTCCTTGGACATAAAGAAAAAGTTGGAGAAATACCAGAGATTTCTTTAAAAGAAGTAGTTTTCCCAGTAAAGTTTTTTTATCTGTTAAGTGCTCTAAAACTTTTCAAATCTAGCAGCGAATCCAAAAGATCTATTAAAGGTGGGGGTGTAAAAATTGATAGTCAGAAAGTAATAAATCCTGATTTAGTCTTTAATTCAAAAAATGATTTGGAAGGAAAAATTTTGCAAATTGGAAAAAAAATAATTAAGAGGTTTGAAAACTGA
- a CDS encoding MlaE family ABC transporter permease has protein sequence MYYPNFFKRLLSSLIIGGQAINFIFKGKISKNDLFDQLMESGPGSLLIVLITGIAAGTVFNIQVASQLTSMGVSSEIGGLLAVGMAREMAPLLTATLMTGKVATAYAAQLGTMKVTEQIEAITMLRTEPVQYLVVPRLLSMVIMSPIQCLLFLSVALWSGQIWSTVFYKVPPIVFWTSVRSGNVSLTSTDLTSMLIKSVVFGLLISIIACGYGLTTQGGPKEVGTSTTGAVVMTLVTVSLMDVLLTQILFG, from the coding sequence ATGTATTACCCAAATTTTTTCAAAAGACTTCTAAGCAGCTTAATCATTGGCGGGCAAGCAATTAATTTTATCTTTAAGGGTAAAATTTCCAAAAATGATCTTTTTGATCAACTTATGGAGTCAGGTCCTGGCAGTTTATTAATTGTATTAATTACAGGAATTGCCGCAGGTACAGTTTTTAATATTCAAGTTGCATCACAACTTACAAGTATGGGGGTTTCAAGTGAAATTGGAGGTTTATTAGCAGTAGGCATGGCAAGAGAAATGGCTCCTCTTCTAACTGCTACTTTAATGACTGGAAAGGTTGCCACTGCCTATGCTGCTCAACTTGGCACTATGAAAGTCACAGAACAAATTGAGGCAATAACCATGTTAAGGACTGAACCAGTCCAATATTTGGTAGTCCCAAGGTTACTATCGATGGTAATAATGTCTCCAATACAGTGTCTTTTGTTTTTATCAGTAGCTTTATGGAGTGGACAAATTTGGAGCACAGTTTTTTATAAAGTTCCTCCAATAGTTTTTTGGACATCTGTAAGATCAGGTAATGTGAGTTTAACCAGTACAGACTTAACTTCAATGTTAATAAAATCTGTAGTGTTCGGATTACTTATTTCAATCATTGCTTGTGGATATGGACTCACAACTCAAGGAGGTCCAAAAGAAGTTGGAACAAGTACAACAGGTGCAGTTGTAATGACTCTCGTTACTGTATCTTTAATGGATGTATTACTAACGCAAATTTTATTTGGATGA
- a CDS encoding DUF3119 family protein codes for MFNTKSKKEDPVIISPSFQLPIILIVLSFMLLFLNIGSLPTIVFASFSFFLLLQSFTLRIKITNDDFIVLQLGKEIRTFPFKNWISWKFFFPIIPGIFYFREKSSPHLLPILFNPKQLKDELIKKVDSLEIKNS; via the coding sequence ATGTTTAATACTAAATCAAAAAAAGAGGACCCAGTAATAATATCTCCTTCATTTCAGTTGCCAATCATTCTAATAGTTTTAAGTTTTATGCTTTTGTTTTTGAATATTGGTTCTTTGCCAACAATAGTTTTTGCTTCTTTTAGCTTTTTTTTATTACTGCAGTCATTCACCTTAAGAATAAAAATAACAAATGATGATTTTATCGTTTTACAATTAGGGAAAGAGATAAGAACTTTTCCATTCAAGAACTGGATATCATGGAAATTCTTTTTCCCTATAATCCCAGGTATTTTTTATTTTAGAGAAAAGTCCAGTCCTCATTTATTACCAATTTTATTTAATCCAAAGCAACTAAAAGATGAGCTCATAAAAAAAGTTGACTCCCTGGAAATTAAAAATTCTTAA
- a CDS encoding DUF3086 domain-containing protein translates to MTNTEISDNNPEKELIIDKSISDDKTKQISNRNTMQNKKITPKKDKSNKSFDEISNEIFRDLVIKKDSLVKEIKELETKKNEIEKDIESNFKGQSDNIAKRVKGFQEYLTGALQNLSQNVEKLELVSQPIIVKPSPLDEKKQNNITNNVVNVPALSETFKPDQEIIKSCFSSFIEQPDFYAESWKLRRSLDSSDIEIMDDWFFNMGGRGSLESRGSRQKNALLSAGLISILGELYGDQFQTLILASQPERLGEWRRILQDSLGLTRDDFGPNSGIVLFERPEGVIERADRLEANEELPFIIIDAAETSVEIPILQFPLWVAFAGSDNEIYDDLELN, encoded by the coding sequence ATGACCAATACAGAAATTTCCGACAATAATCCTGAAAAGGAATTAATTATAGATAAGTCAATTTCAGATGATAAAACCAAACAAATTAGTAATAGAAATACAATGCAAAATAAAAAAATTACACCAAAAAAAGACAAATCAAATAAATCTTTTGATGAAATCTCTAATGAAATTTTTAGAGATCTAGTTATAAAAAAAGACTCTTTAGTAAAAGAAATAAAAGAGTTAGAAACAAAAAAAAATGAAATAGAAAAAGATATTGAGTCAAATTTTAAAGGACAGTCAGATAATATTGCTAAAAGAGTTAAAGGCTTTCAAGAGTACTTAACTGGAGCTTTGCAGAATCTTTCACAAAACGTAGAAAAACTTGAATTAGTTTCTCAACCAATAATCGTAAAGCCTTCTCCCCTTGATGAGAAAAAACAAAACAATATCACAAATAATGTAGTTAATGTTCCTGCTCTTTCTGAAACATTTAAGCCAGATCAAGAGATTATAAAAAGTTGCTTTTCAAGTTTCATAGAACAACCTGACTTTTATGCAGAATCTTGGAAATTAAGAAGGAGTCTTGATTCATCAGATATAGAAATTATGGATGATTGGTTCTTCAACATGGGCGGAAGAGGTTCTCTAGAAAGTAGAGGATCTCGACAAAAAAATGCCTTGTTATCAGCGGGGTTAATATCTATTCTTGGCGAATTATATGGAGATCAGTTTCAGACTCTTATTTTAGCTTCACAGCCTGAACGACTAGGTGAATGGAGAAGGATTCTTCAAGATTCACTTGGTCTCACAAGGGATGACTTTGGACCTAATAGTGGGATTGTTCTTTTTGAAAGGCCTGAAGGTGTCATCGAAAGAGCTGATAGATTAGAAGCCAATGAAGAATTGCCATTTATTATCATTGATGCCGCAGAAACCTCTGTTGAAATTCCAATACTTCAATTCCCATTATGGGTTGCATTTGCTGGTTCAGATAATGAAATTTACGATGATCTTGAACTAAACTAA
- a CDS encoding leucyl aminopeptidase — translation MQFSTFQKNLDNWHGASLIFGVLEEEIASQLENIKFVIDPKLLLKKVTQKQFKGEKGKTLSFEFLDQKLETLILVGLGKSKDLNKSDIENSIGNLVRKTVDKIEKISILLPWELINSQLEINQLAESARLSAYKDNRFNKKKDEKKILKEIEFLNLKEFENISFGETAQICEGVELARRLVAAPPNSLTPQEMSIQASQIAKDHGLEVKILEAKDCEDLGMGAYLAVAKGSDLDPKFIHLTLKSEGPIKEKIALVGKGLTFDSGGYNLKVGASQIEMMKYDMGGSAAVLGAAKALGAIKPKGLEIHFIVASCENMINGSAVHPGDVVKASNNKTIEINNTDAEGRLTLADALTYASNLKPDSIIDLATLTGAIVVALGNDVAGFWSNDDDLANDLKAASAQAGEELWQMPLQKSYKEGLKSHIADMKNTGPRAGGSITAALFLEEFFDKEIKWAHIDIAGTCWTDKNKGINPSGATGFGVKTLVQWIKNK, via the coding sequence ATGCAATTTTCCACATTCCAAAAAAATCTAGATAACTGGCATGGTGCTTCATTAATTTTTGGAGTTTTAGAGGAAGAAATTGCAAGCCAACTTGAAAACATAAAATTTGTTATTGACCCAAAATTATTACTAAAAAAAGTTACTCAAAAACAATTTAAAGGAGAAAAAGGAAAAACTTTAAGCTTTGAATTTTTAGATCAAAAATTAGAAACTTTAATCTTAGTTGGTCTTGGCAAATCAAAAGACCTAAATAAAAGTGATATAGAAAATTCTATAGGAAATCTAGTTAGGAAAACTGTTGATAAAATTGAAAAAATCAGCATCTTGCTACCTTGGGAATTAATAAATTCACAACTAGAAATAAATCAATTAGCAGAGTCAGCCAGATTATCTGCCTATAAGGACAATAGATTCAATAAGAAAAAAGATGAAAAGAAAATTCTTAAAGAAATAGAGTTTTTGAATTTAAAGGAATTTGAGAATATTAGCTTTGGAGAGACCGCACAAATATGTGAAGGTGTAGAACTAGCTAGAAGACTTGTAGCCGCCCCTCCCAATAGTCTTACGCCTCAGGAAATGTCTATACAAGCTTCGCAAATAGCTAAAGATCATGGTTTGGAAGTAAAAATTTTAGAGGCAAAAGATTGTGAAGATTTAGGAATGGGTGCATATTTAGCTGTAGCAAAAGGTTCTGATCTAGATCCTAAATTTATACATCTTACTTTAAAGTCAGAGGGACCTATAAAAGAAAAGATTGCGCTTGTTGGGAAGGGTTTAACCTTTGATTCTGGAGGATACAATTTGAAAGTAGGAGCCTCTCAAATTGAAATGATGAAATATGATATGGGCGGCAGTGCTGCGGTTTTAGGAGCAGCAAAAGCACTTGGAGCAATAAAACCAAAGGGATTAGAAATTCATTTTATTGTGGCATCTTGCGAAAACATGATAAATGGATCTGCAGTACATCCTGGAGATGTAGTTAAGGCATCTAATAATAAGACAATTGAAATAAATAACACTGATGCAGAAGGTAGACTCACATTAGCTGATGCTTTAACTTACGCATCAAATTTAAAACCAGATTCAATAATTGATCTCGCAACTTTAACAGGAGCTATTGTCGTTGCATTAGGGAATGATGTAGCTGGATTCTGGAGCAATGATGATGATCTAGCAAATGACCTAAAAGCTGCATCAGCCCAAGCTGGAGAGGAATTATGGCAAATGCCTTTACAAAAATCTTATAAAGAAGGGTTAAAGTCTCATATAGCTGACATGAAAAATACAGGTCCTAGAGCAGGTGGGTCAATAACTGCTGCTTTGTTTTTAGAGGAATTCTTTGATAAAGAGATTAAATGGGCTCATATTGATATTGCTGGGACTTGTTGGACTGACAAGAATAAGGGAATTAACCCATCAGGTGCAACCGGTTTTGGAGTTAAAACTCTTGTTCAATGGATTAAAAATAAATAA
- a CDS encoding glycogen debranching protein produces MIHLNKGNPFPLGSSLTSQGVNFSLIATNAEYVEILLFEKEDSISPKSIFKLDQTHNKGPYWHAEIKNLYEGCIYAFRVKQKNNEINNNYEKKVLLDPCSRGITGWESYKRENALNTQENTNSCLKSVVCDRKLFNFKDYPRPKHSWEETIIYELHIKAFTETTDKDESCFKKFLKKIPYLKELGITTIELLPIFCFDPNDAPNGLKNFWGYSPINWFTPHFEYLSNESAEKNREEFRRFVEECHKSEIEVILDVVYNHTSEGDSKGPAISWKGIDENLYYFIGKDKNYQDVSGCGNTIAANRGLVRKLIIESLKCWASELGVDGFRFDLGIALSRGENLSPLDNPPIFEDIECEPELIDIKFISEPWDCGGLYKLGDFPSKNTFTWNGHFRDDLRRFWKGDKDTAWNMSDKIKGTPSIYKEDNIFPKSINFITSHDGFTLKDLVTFNRKHNFANREQNRDGDNHNNSWNHGTEGPTTNLLINDLRKRQQKNLILSLLISKGVPMILMGDEIGRSQGGNNNSWCQNNLLGWMNWEHGQQDLELLEYFKYVIKIRKKLINIFNPSFFPNNQTNENMPTYHWHGTKLDSPDWSSWSHTVAFSINKGITNPLVWIGLNAYSKRIDFPLPKCKYNWLKVIDTSMSEIFEPLTINEKSVSIKSRSSLLIISEEVFGAKNNLL; encoded by the coding sequence GTGATTCATCTCAATAAAGGTAACCCATTTCCTTTAGGGAGTTCTCTAACTTCACAAGGGGTTAATTTTTCCTTAATAGCCACAAATGCAGAATATGTAGAAATCTTACTGTTTGAGAAAGAGGACTCTATTTCCCCAAAAAGCATATTCAAATTAGATCAGACTCATAATAAGGGTCCTTACTGGCATGCGGAAATAAAAAATCTATATGAAGGTTGTATTTATGCTTTTAGAGTGAAACAAAAAAATAATGAAATTAATAATAACTATGAAAAAAAAGTATTACTTGATCCATGTTCAAGGGGTATTACCGGATGGGAAAGTTATAAAAGAGAAAATGCATTAAATACGCAAGAAAACACTAATTCTTGTCTTAAAAGTGTTGTTTGCGATAGAAAATTATTTAATTTTAAGGATTATCCAAGACCGAAACATTCTTGGGAAGAAACAATTATTTATGAACTCCATATCAAAGCTTTCACTGAAACAACTGATAAAGATGAAAGTTGTTTTAAGAAATTTTTAAAAAAAATTCCGTATCTCAAAGAACTGGGTATAACAACAATTGAATTACTTCCAATTTTTTGTTTTGATCCTAATGATGCCCCAAATGGTCTAAAAAATTTTTGGGGTTATAGTCCAATTAATTGGTTTACTCCACATTTTGAATATCTTTCGAATGAATCAGCTGAAAAGAATAGAGAGGAATTTAGAAGATTTGTAGAGGAATGTCATAAATCAGAAATTGAAGTCATCTTAGATGTTGTATACAATCACACTTCCGAAGGTGATTCAAAAGGACCAGCAATATCCTGGAAAGGTATAGATGAAAATCTTTATTACTTTATTGGAAAAGATAAAAATTATCAGGACGTCTCCGGATGTGGTAATACTATTGCAGCAAACAGAGGATTAGTTAGAAAACTAATAATTGAATCATTAAAATGTTGGGCGAGTGAATTAGGAGTTGATGGTTTTAGATTTGATTTAGGAATTGCCCTATCAAGAGGAGAAAATCTTTCACCGCTTGATAATCCTCCAATTTTTGAAGATATAGAATGTGAACCAGAACTTATCGATATCAAGTTCATAAGTGAGCCATGGGATTGTGGTGGTTTATATAAATTAGGTGATTTCCCATCTAAGAATACTTTCACTTGGAATGGTCATTTTAGAGATGACTTGAGGAGATTTTGGAAGGGGGATAAAGATACAGCTTGGAATATGAGCGATAAAATAAAAGGTACTCCATCTATTTATAAAGAAGATAATATTTTCCCAAAATCAATAAACTTTATTACTTCACATGATGGATTCACTCTAAAAGATTTAGTAACTTTCAATAGAAAACATAATTTTGCCAATAGAGAACAAAACAGAGATGGTGATAACCATAACAATTCTTGGAATCATGGTACAGAGGGACCAACTACAAACTTATTAATTAATGATTTAAGAAAAAGACAACAAAAAAATCTTATTCTTAGTTTACTTATCTCTAAAGGTGTTCCAATGATACTTATGGGTGATGAGATAGGAAGATCACAAGGCGGTAACAATAATTCTTGGTGCCAAAATAATTTATTGGGTTGGATGAATTGGGAACATGGTCAACAAGATTTGGAATTATTAGAATATTTTAAATACGTTATAAAAATCCGAAAAAAACTTATAAACATTTTTAATCCATCATTCTTCCCTAATAATCAAACCAATGAAAATATGCCAACATATCATTGGCATGGAACAAAGTTAGATAGCCCCGATTGGAGTAGTTGGTCTCACACAGTTGCCTTTAGCATTAACAAAGGCATCACTAACCCGCTGGTCTGGATAGGTTTAAATGCATATTCAAAAAGAATCGATTTCCCTTTGCCGAAATGTAAATATAATTGGTTAAAAGTTATTGATACTAGCATGTCTGAGATTTTTGAACCCTTAACTATTAATGAAAAATCTGTTTCAATAAAGAGCAGAAGCTCTTTATTAATAATTTCAGAAGAAGTATTTGGTGCAAAAAATAATTTACTCTAA
- a CDS encoding MFS transporter, giving the protein MFSYGLGDAGTGLVATQFGFFLFKFFISAGLPVIIAGSLLMLIKIWDAVNDPLIGWLSDRTKSRWGPRIPWMVAASVPLGFSLAAIWWTPTGSVLTKTIYYAIISIIVMTAYTSINLPFAALSTEISEKTAIRTRLNASRFTGSIIAGLTGLIIAGVVLGSEGSANNEYFLMGKISGCIAVAATLISCWGLAPFAKKARRPSGKVEAITLQFKRIFRNKKFLKVITLYILLWCALQLMQTVALIYVEDVLNVPAYIAKWIPIPFQISALVGLQIWTRVSNKLNRISALNYGAILWIISCTAALFLPSLSKISGVGDSLFLNAGNIFLFILLIFIICLIGIGASTAFLIPWSLLPDAIDEDPEKPAGLYTAWMVLIQKIGIAFSVQLLGFLLYLSGYQSCFVDKNGLNIIEQCYSAQLTIRLCIGFIPSILVIIGILIMRKWDRQLITN; this is encoded by the coding sequence ATGTTCTCTTATGGGCTAGGAGATGCAGGTACAGGTTTAGTCGCTACGCAATTTGGTTTTTTTCTGTTCAAATTCTTTATTTCTGCTGGTTTACCAGTAATAATTGCAGGTTCATTATTGATGTTAATAAAGATATGGGATGCAGTAAATGATCCGTTAATTGGATGGTTAAGTGATCGTACTAAATCAAGATGGGGGCCTAGAATCCCTTGGATGGTAGCAGCATCTGTTCCTCTTGGTTTCTCTTTAGCTGCGATATGGTGGACACCCACTGGTTCCGTGCTTACCAAGACTATTTACTATGCCATAATTTCTATAATCGTAATGACTGCTTATACAAGTATTAATCTTCCTTTCGCGGCTCTATCTACTGAAATTTCTGAAAAAACAGCAATAAGAACAAGACTAAACGCATCTAGATTTACCGGCTCAATTATTGCAGGACTAACTGGTTTGATAATTGCTGGAGTTGTATTGGGTTCTGAAGGATCAGCAAATAATGAATATTTTTTAATGGGTAAAATAAGCGGATGTATTGCAGTTGCTGCGACATTAATTTCTTGTTGGGGATTGGCTCCATTCGCAAAAAAAGCAAGAAGGCCTTCAGGAAAAGTTGAAGCCATAACACTTCAATTCAAAAGGATCTTCAGAAATAAAAAATTTCTAAAAGTTATTACTCTTTATATTCTTCTCTGGTGCGCCTTACAATTGATGCAAACAGTAGCGTTAATTTATGTAGAGGATGTACTGAATGTACCAGCATACATTGCGAAGTGGATCCCAATACCTTTCCAAATTAGCGCTTTAGTGGGTTTACAAATATGGACCAGAGTATCAAATAAATTGAACAGGATTTCAGCTTTAAACTATGGAGCGATTTTGTGGATTATTTCATGTACGGCCGCTTTATTTTTACCTTCATTATCAAAAATTTCAGGAGTTGGAGATAGTTTATTCCTTAATGCCGGCAACATATTTCTTTTTATTCTTTTAATTTTCATAATCTGTCTTATTGGCATTGGAGCTTCAACCGCTTTTCTTATCCCTTGGTCACTACTTCCTGATGCAATAGACGAAGACCCAGAGAAACCAGCAGGATTATATACTGCTTGGATGGTACTTATTCAGAAGATTGGTATCGCTTTTAGTGTTCAATTATTAGGATTTTTATTGTATTTATCTGGTTATCAATCATGCTTTGTTGATAAAAATGGTTTAAATATTATTGAACAATGCTACTCAGCACAATTAACTATTAGATTATGTATTGGGTTTATACCCTCAATTTTGGTAATAATTGGTATTTTAATCATGAGAAAATGGGATCGACAATTAATTACAAACTAA
- the pyrF gene encoding orotidine-5'-phosphate decarboxylase — protein sequence MNNRFNSEDKIILAIDGLDLIQAKLLLEKCPNIKWVKVGLELFVREGPRVIEILKGLNKKIFLDLKFHDIPNTMRAACFQVSKLGIDIISIHASAGLKALKDSKKASLEGANSVSVKPPSVVGITVLTSFSLKDFQTDLDRNNSIEENVLRLAKLSFDAGLDGCVCSPWEVKMLRSIYKDNFELITPGIRLNIDNKDDQNRIMTAHEAIDNGASKLVIGRSISKAIDPNKALIEIFKSIDSD from the coding sequence ATGAATAACAGATTTAATTCAGAAGATAAAATAATATTGGCAATTGATGGATTAGATTTAATTCAAGCAAAATTACTTCTGGAAAAATGTCCTAATATTAAGTGGGTAAAAGTTGGTTTAGAGCTTTTTGTTAGAGAAGGTCCAAGAGTTATTGAAATATTAAAAGGTTTAAATAAAAAAATTTTTTTAGACTTAAAATTTCATGATATTCCAAATACCATGCGTGCAGCATGTTTCCAAGTTTCAAAATTAGGGATTGATATAATTTCTATTCATGCTTCAGCAGGTCTAAAAGCTCTTAAGGATTCGAAAAAAGCATCTTTAGAAGGGGCTAACTCAGTTAGTGTAAAACCTCCATCTGTTGTAGGAATTACTGTTTTAACAAGCTTTTCTCTTAAAGATTTTCAAACTGATCTTGATAGAAATAATTCAATTGAAGAAAATGTATTGAGACTTGCAAAGTTGTCTTTTGATGCCGGATTAGATGGATGTGTTTGTTCCCCTTGGGAGGTAAAAATGTTGAGATCTATTTATAAGGATAATTTTGAACTTATTACACCAGGTATCAGATTAAATATTGACAATAAAGATGATCAAAATAGAATTATGACTGCCCATGAAGCTATAGATAATGGCGCTTCTAAGTTAGTCATTGGCAGATCAATATCAAAAGCTATAGATCCTAATAAAGCTCTTATAGAAATTTTTAAATCTATTGATTCTGATTAA
- the plsY gene encoding glycerol-3-phosphate 1-O-acyltransferase PlsY: MNILIIFTSYLLGSLPTGFLIGKYLKNIDLRTKGSGSTGATNVLRNVGKWPALFVFIIDVGKGLIAVKIAQYYTNQGLIEVIAGISAISGHIWPIWLRGKGGKAVATGLGMFLALSWKVGLASLGIFLIVLTNTKYVSLSSISAAILLPFFMFFYLGKLIHSYFFISLIVALLVIWKHRTNITRLIKGEESKINQNQ, translated from the coding sequence ATGAATATCTTAATAATTTTTACAAGTTATCTTTTAGGATCACTTCCAACAGGTTTTTTAATTGGAAAATATCTCAAAAATATAGATCTAAGAACTAAAGGTTCTGGATCTACAGGTGCCACAAATGTCTTAAGAAATGTTGGGAAATGGCCAGCACTTTTTGTATTTATCATTGACGTTGGGAAAGGCCTTATTGCAGTAAAAATTGCTCAATATTACACAAATCAAGGATTAATAGAGGTAATAGCAGGGATATCCGCTATTTCAGGACATATTTGGCCAATATGGCTTAGAGGTAAAGGAGGGAAAGCTGTTGCGACTGGATTAGGTATGTTTTTAGCTCTTTCTTGGAAAGTTGGACTCGCATCTCTTGGCATTTTTTTAATAGTCCTAACAAACACTAAATATGTTTCTTTGTCCAGTATTTCAGCTGCAATCTTACTTCCTTTTTTTATGTTTTTTTACCTAGGTAAATTAATTCACTCATACTTTTTTATAAGTTTAATTGTGGCATTATTGGTAATCTGGAAACATAGAACAAACATAACAAGACTAATTAAGGGAGAAGAATCGAAAATTAATCAGAATCAATAG
- a CDS encoding HU family DNA-binding protein: MNKADLVNLVAARTELTKTDVSLVVDAAIETIVDSVVEGKKVSLLGFGSFEPRDRSARQGLNPKTGEKIAIPAKRVPTFSAGKLFKDRVQG; the protein is encoded by the coding sequence ATGAACAAAGCTGATTTAGTAAATCTTGTTGCAGCTCGTACAGAGCTCACAAAAACGGATGTTTCTTTAGTTGTTGATGCAGCTATTGAAACTATTGTTGATTCAGTAGTGGAAGGCAAAAAAGTCTCTTTACTAGGATTTGGTTCTTTTGAACCAAGAGATCGTTCTGCAAGACAGGGATTAAACCCTAAGACAGGCGAAAAAATAGCAATACCCGCTAAAAGAGTTCCAACATTCTCTGCAGGTAAACTTTTTAAGGATAGAGTTCAAGGGTAA